A region from the Hypomesus transpacificus isolate Combined female chromosome 11, fHypTra1, whole genome shotgun sequence genome encodes:
- the cpeb3 gene encoding cytoplasmic polyadenylation element-binding protein 3 isoform X5 — MGDHEFALQLASPSSCNMPLSEFSSHYNRQASVHDILNNNSSLFFPVSAQQTMQDDLLMDKNKAQPNQQQDPTNVDPPSTPTPSSEPPSSEESPSTVTNQASQALNNKEKLPMESPILPGLSFHQPQETGGTLSPSFGSTWSTGTTNAVDDSFFQGIPSVNGTMLFQNFPHHVNPVFGGNFSPQVGLAQSPHQQQQAQQHQQPQQRRSPVSPNQGPFPQRSAYSHQTIMNSKGSSSPASSSAWNNHQNAAWSTASNPWSGLQAGRDPRRAVGVGVGVGVGVGVPSSLNPISPMKKPYSSNVIAPPKFPRAGPLTPKSWMEDNAFRTDNSNNLLPFQDRNRPFDAFSLHSLENSLMDMIRTDHDKGKPHPAGGPPMTIADIIWRNHFAVCCSPPGRMGLNFHHPGADHIMPLNSRSSLFPFEDGFLDDGHGDPSLTPGLNSPTRCQNGERMERYSRKVFVGGLPPDIDEDEITNSFRRYGHLVVDWPHKAESKSYFPPKGYAFLLFQEETSVQALIDACIEEDGKLYLCVSSPTIKDKPVQIRPWNLSDSDFVMDGSQPLDPRKTIFVGGVPRPLRAVELAMIMDRLYGGVCYAGIDTDPELKYPKGAGRVAFSNQQSYIAAISARFVQLQHNDIDKRVEVKPYVLDDQMCDECQGARCGGKFAPFFCANVTCLQYYCEYCWASIHSRAGREFHKPLVKEGGDRPRHVSFRWS; from the exons ATGGGTGACCACGAATTCGCTTTGCAATTGGCTAGCCCCAGCAGCTGTAACATGCCCCTTTCCGAGTTCTCCTCCCATTATAACAGGCAGGCGAGCGTACATGACATCCTAAATAATAACTCGTCTCTGTTTTTCCCCGTTTCAGCTCAGCAAACCATGCAGGATGATTTACTGATGGACAAAAACAAAGCCCAGCCTAACCAGCAACAAGATCCAACCAACGtagaccctccctccaccccgacCCCCTCATCTGAACCCCCTTCATCAGAGGAGAGTCCGTCGACTGTGACAAACCAAGCATCTCAAGCGCTGAACAATAAAGAAAAATTGCCGATGGAGTCGCCGATCCTGCCCGGTTTAAGTTTTCATCAGCCGCAGGAAACCGGTGGCACCCTGTCCCCTTCATTTGGAAGCACTTGGTCCACTGGAACCACGAACGCCGTGGACGATAGTTTTTTTCAAGGAATACCCTCGGTGAACGGAACGATGCTCTTCCAGAACTTCCCCCACCACGTCAATCCGGTATTTGGAGGAAATTTCTCACCTCAGGTTGGCTTGGCACAGTCTCCGCATCAACAGCAGCAAGCCCAGCAACACCAGCAACCGCAGCAAAGAAGATCCCCTGTTAGTCCCAACCAAGGTCCGTTTCCCCAGAGAAGCGCATATAGCCATCAGACCATCATGAATAGCAAGGGTTCATCTTCACCCGCATCATCATCAGCTTGGAATAATCACCAAAATGCCGCTTGGAGCACTGCCTCCAATCCATGGAGCGGACTCCAGGCAGGCAGGGACCCGCGGAGAGCTGTGGGCGTCGGGGTTGGCGTAGGGGTAGGTGTCGGAGTGCCGTCTTCCCTAAACCCCATATCGCCCATGAAGAAGCCCTATTCTAGCAACGTTATAGCACCCCCAAAGTTCCCAAGAGCCGGTCCCCTCACCCCGAAATCCTGGATGGAAGACAACGCTTTTAGGACGGACAACAGCAACAATTTGCTGCCTTTTCAG GACCGGAATCGGCCCTTTGATGCGTTTAGCTTGCACTCTTTGGAGAATTCCTTAATGGATATGATAAGGACTGACCATGACAAAGGTAAACCCCACCCGGCCGGTGGCCCACCAATGACTATCGCTGATATTATATGGAGGAATCATTTTGCAG TGTGCTGTTCTCCTCCAGGGCGCATGGGCCTCAACTTTCACCACCCCGGAGCAGACCACATCATGCCATTGAACA GCCGctcatccctctttcccttcGAGGACGGTTTCCTCGACGATGGCCACGGGGATCCTTCGCTGACCCCCGGGCTGAACTCCCCGACGCGCTGTCAGAACGGCGAGAGGATGGAGCGCTACTCCAGGAAGGTGTTCGTCGGAGGCCTGCCCCCAGACATCGACGAAG ATGAGATCACCAACAGCTTCCGTCGCTATGGGCACCTGGTGGTGGATTGGCCCCACAAAGCGGAGAGCAAGTCATACTTTCCACCTAAAG GGTATGCCTTCCTGCTGTTCCAGGAGGAGACCTCGGTCCAGGCCCTGATAGACGCCTGCATCGAAGAAGACGGGAagctctacctgtgtgtgtcaagCCCCACCATCAAGGACAAGCCA GTCCAGATCCGCCCCTGGAACCTGAGTGACAGTGACTTTGTGATGGACGGCTCTCAGCCCCTGGACCCCCGCAAGACCATCTTTGTGGGGGGCGTGCCCCGGCCTCTGCGTGCAG TGGAGCTGGCCATGATCATGGACAGGCTGTATGGGGGAGTCTGCTACGCCGGCATTGACACTGACCCAGAGCTCAAGTACCCCAAGGGGGCGGGCCGTGTGGCCTTCTCCAATCAGCAGAGCTACATCGCTGCCATCAGCGCTCGATTCGTTCAGCTGCAGCACAACGACATTGACAAACGG GTGGAGGTGAAGCCGTACGTCCTGGATGACCAGATGTGTGACGAGTGCCAGGGGGCGCGGTGCGGAGGCAAGTTTGCCCCCTTCTTCTGTGCCAATGTCACTTGCCTGCAGTACTATTGTGAGTACTGCTGGGCCAGCATTCACTCCCGGGCTGGTCGAGAGTTCCACAAGCCACTGGTGAAGGAAGGGGGGGACCGCCCTCGACACGTGTCCTTCCGCTGGAGCTGA
- the cpeb3 gene encoding cytoplasmic polyadenylation element-binding protein 3 isoform X4: MGDHEFALQLASPSSCNMPLSEFSSHYNRQASVHDILNNNSSLFFPVSAQQTMQDDLLMDKNKAQPNQQQDPTNVDPPSTPTPSSEPPSSEESPSTVTNQASQALNNKEKLPMESPILPGLSFHQPQETGGTLSPSFGSTWSTGTTNAVDDSFFQGIPSVNGTMLFQNFPHHVNPVFGGNFSPQVGLAQSPHQQQQAQQHQQPQQRRSPVSPNQGPFPQRSAYSHQTIMNSKGSSSPASSSAWNNHQNAAWSTASNPWSGLQAGRDPRRAVGVGVGVGVGVGVPSSLNPISPMKKPYSSNVIAPPKFPRAGPLTPKSWMEDNAFRTDNSNNLLPFQDRNRPFDAFSLHSLENSLMDMIRTDHDKGKPHPAGGPPMTIADIIWRNHFAGRMGLNFHHPGADHIMPLNTRSYGRRRGRSSLFPFEDGFLDDGHGDPSLTPGLNSPTRCQNGERMERYSRKVFVGGLPPDIDEDEITNSFRRYGHLVVDWPHKAESKSYFPPKGYAFLLFQEETSVQALIDACIEEDGKLYLCVSSPTIKDKPVQIRPWNLSDSDFVMDGSQPLDPRKTIFVGGVPRPLRAVELAMIMDRLYGGVCYAGIDTDPELKYPKGAGRVAFSNQQSYIAAISARFVQLQHNDIDKRVEVKPYVLDDQMCDECQGARCGGKFAPFFCANVTCLQYYCEYCWASIHSRAGREFHKPLVKEGGDRPRHVSFRWS; this comes from the exons ATGGGTGACCACGAATTCGCTTTGCAATTGGCTAGCCCCAGCAGCTGTAACATGCCCCTTTCCGAGTTCTCCTCCCATTATAACAGGCAGGCGAGCGTACATGACATCCTAAATAATAACTCGTCTCTGTTTTTCCCCGTTTCAGCTCAGCAAACCATGCAGGATGATTTACTGATGGACAAAAACAAAGCCCAGCCTAACCAGCAACAAGATCCAACCAACGtagaccctccctccaccccgacCCCCTCATCTGAACCCCCTTCATCAGAGGAGAGTCCGTCGACTGTGACAAACCAAGCATCTCAAGCGCTGAACAATAAAGAAAAATTGCCGATGGAGTCGCCGATCCTGCCCGGTTTAAGTTTTCATCAGCCGCAGGAAACCGGTGGCACCCTGTCCCCTTCATTTGGAAGCACTTGGTCCACTGGAACCACGAACGCCGTGGACGATAGTTTTTTTCAAGGAATACCCTCGGTGAACGGAACGATGCTCTTCCAGAACTTCCCCCACCACGTCAATCCGGTATTTGGAGGAAATTTCTCACCTCAGGTTGGCTTGGCACAGTCTCCGCATCAACAGCAGCAAGCCCAGCAACACCAGCAACCGCAGCAAAGAAGATCCCCTGTTAGTCCCAACCAAGGTCCGTTTCCCCAGAGAAGCGCATATAGCCATCAGACCATCATGAATAGCAAGGGTTCATCTTCACCCGCATCATCATCAGCTTGGAATAATCACCAAAATGCCGCTTGGAGCACTGCCTCCAATCCATGGAGCGGACTCCAGGCAGGCAGGGACCCGCGGAGAGCTGTGGGCGTCGGGGTTGGCGTAGGGGTAGGTGTCGGAGTGCCGTCTTCCCTAAACCCCATATCGCCCATGAAGAAGCCCTATTCTAGCAACGTTATAGCACCCCCAAAGTTCCCAAGAGCCGGTCCCCTCACCCCGAAATCCTGGATGGAAGACAACGCTTTTAGGACGGACAACAGCAACAATTTGCTGCCTTTTCAG GACCGGAATCGGCCCTTTGATGCGTTTAGCTTGCACTCTTTGGAGAATTCCTTAATGGATATGATAAGGACTGACCATGACAAAGGTAAACCCCACCCGGCCGGTGGCCCACCAATGACTATCGCTGATATTATATGGAGGAATCATTTTGCAG GGCGCATGGGCCTCAACTTTCACCACCCCGGAGCAGACCACATCATGCCATTGAACA CCAGGAGTTATGGCCGCAGAAGAG GCCGctcatccctctttcccttcGAGGACGGTTTCCTCGACGATGGCCACGGGGATCCTTCGCTGACCCCCGGGCTGAACTCCCCGACGCGCTGTCAGAACGGCGAGAGGATGGAGCGCTACTCCAGGAAGGTGTTCGTCGGAGGCCTGCCCCCAGACATCGACGAAG ATGAGATCACCAACAGCTTCCGTCGCTATGGGCACCTGGTGGTGGATTGGCCCCACAAAGCGGAGAGCAAGTCATACTTTCCACCTAAAG GGTATGCCTTCCTGCTGTTCCAGGAGGAGACCTCGGTCCAGGCCCTGATAGACGCCTGCATCGAAGAAGACGGGAagctctacctgtgtgtgtcaagCCCCACCATCAAGGACAAGCCA GTCCAGATCCGCCCCTGGAACCTGAGTGACAGTGACTTTGTGATGGACGGCTCTCAGCCCCTGGACCCCCGCAAGACCATCTTTGTGGGGGGCGTGCCCCGGCCTCTGCGTGCAG TGGAGCTGGCCATGATCATGGACAGGCTGTATGGGGGAGTCTGCTACGCCGGCATTGACACTGACCCAGAGCTCAAGTACCCCAAGGGGGCGGGCCGTGTGGCCTTCTCCAATCAGCAGAGCTACATCGCTGCCATCAGCGCTCGATTCGTTCAGCTGCAGCACAACGACATTGACAAACGG GTGGAGGTGAAGCCGTACGTCCTGGATGACCAGATGTGTGACGAGTGCCAGGGGGCGCGGTGCGGAGGCAAGTTTGCCCCCTTCTTCTGTGCCAATGTCACTTGCCTGCAGTACTATTGTGAGTACTGCTGGGCCAGCATTCACTCCCGGGCTGGTCGAGAGTTCCACAAGCCACTGGTGAAGGAAGGGGGGGACCGCCCTCGACACGTGTCCTTCCGCTGGAGCTGA
- the cpeb3 gene encoding cytoplasmic polyadenylation element-binding protein 3 isoform X10 has protein sequence MQDDLLMDKNKAQPNQQQDPTNVDPPSTPTPSSEPPSSEESPSTVTNQASQALNNKEKLPMESPILPGLSFHQPQETGGTLSPSFGSTWSTGTTNAVDDSFFQGIPSVNGTMLFQNFPHHVNPVFGGNFSPQVGLAQSPHQQQQAQQHQQPQQRRSPVSPNQGPFPQRSAYSHQTIMNSKGSSSPASSSAWNNHQNAAWSTASNPWSGLQAGRDPRRAVGVGVGVGVGVGVPSSLNPISPMKKPYSSNVIAPPKFPRAGPLTPKSWMEDNAFRTDNSNNLLPFQDRNRPFDAFSLHSLENSLMDMIRTDHDKGKPHPAGGPPMTIADIIWRNHFAVCCSPPGRMGLNFHHPGADHIMPLNTARSYGRRRGRSSLFPFEDGFLDDGHGDPSLTPGLNSPTRCQNGERMERYSRKVFVGGLPPDIDEDEITNSFRRYGHLVVDWPHKAESKSYFPPKGYAFLLFQEETSVQALIDACIEEDGKLYLCVSSPTIKDKPVQIRPWNLSDSDFVMDGSQPLDPRKTIFVGGVPRPLRAVELAMIMDRLYGGVCYAGIDTDPELKYPKGAGRVAFSNQQSYIAAISARFVQLQHNDIDKRVEVKPYVLDDQMCDECQGARCGGKFAPFFCANVTCLQYYCEYCWASIHSRAGREFHKPLVKEGGDRPRHVSFRWS, from the exons ATGCAGGATGATTTACTGATGGACAAAAACAAAGCCCAGCCTAACCAGCAACAAGATCCAACCAACGtagaccctccctccaccccgacCCCCTCATCTGAACCCCCTTCATCAGAGGAGAGTCCGTCGACTGTGACAAACCAAGCATCTCAAGCGCTGAACAATAAAGAAAAATTGCCGATGGAGTCGCCGATCCTGCCCGGTTTAAGTTTTCATCAGCCGCAGGAAACCGGTGGCACCCTGTCCCCTTCATTTGGAAGCACTTGGTCCACTGGAACCACGAACGCCGTGGACGATAGTTTTTTTCAAGGAATACCCTCGGTGAACGGAACGATGCTCTTCCAGAACTTCCCCCACCACGTCAATCCGGTATTTGGAGGAAATTTCTCACCTCAGGTTGGCTTGGCACAGTCTCCGCATCAACAGCAGCAAGCCCAGCAACACCAGCAACCGCAGCAAAGAAGATCCCCTGTTAGTCCCAACCAAGGTCCGTTTCCCCAGAGAAGCGCATATAGCCATCAGACCATCATGAATAGCAAGGGTTCATCTTCACCCGCATCATCATCAGCTTGGAATAATCACCAAAATGCCGCTTGGAGCACTGCCTCCAATCCATGGAGCGGACTCCAGGCAGGCAGGGACCCGCGGAGAGCTGTGGGCGTCGGGGTTGGCGTAGGGGTAGGTGTCGGAGTGCCGTCTTCCCTAAACCCCATATCGCCCATGAAGAAGCCCTATTCTAGCAACGTTATAGCACCCCCAAAGTTCCCAAGAGCCGGTCCCCTCACCCCGAAATCCTGGATGGAAGACAACGCTTTTAGGACGGACAACAGCAACAATTTGCTGCCTTTTCAG GACCGGAATCGGCCCTTTGATGCGTTTAGCTTGCACTCTTTGGAGAATTCCTTAATGGATATGATAAGGACTGACCATGACAAAGGTAAACCCCACCCGGCCGGTGGCCCACCAATGACTATCGCTGATATTATATGGAGGAATCATTTTGCAG TGTGCTGTTCTCCTCCAGGGCGCATGGGCCTCAACTTTCACCACCCCGGAGCAGACCACATCATGCCATTGAACA CAGCCAGGAGTTATGGCCGCAGAAGAG GCCGctcatccctctttcccttcGAGGACGGTTTCCTCGACGATGGCCACGGGGATCCTTCGCTGACCCCCGGGCTGAACTCCCCGACGCGCTGTCAGAACGGCGAGAGGATGGAGCGCTACTCCAGGAAGGTGTTCGTCGGAGGCCTGCCCCCAGACATCGACGAAG ATGAGATCACCAACAGCTTCCGTCGCTATGGGCACCTGGTGGTGGATTGGCCCCACAAAGCGGAGAGCAAGTCATACTTTCCACCTAAAG GGTATGCCTTCCTGCTGTTCCAGGAGGAGACCTCGGTCCAGGCCCTGATAGACGCCTGCATCGAAGAAGACGGGAagctctacctgtgtgtgtcaagCCCCACCATCAAGGACAAGCCA GTCCAGATCCGCCCCTGGAACCTGAGTGACAGTGACTTTGTGATGGACGGCTCTCAGCCCCTGGACCCCCGCAAGACCATCTTTGTGGGGGGCGTGCCCCGGCCTCTGCGTGCAG TGGAGCTGGCCATGATCATGGACAGGCTGTATGGGGGAGTCTGCTACGCCGGCATTGACACTGACCCAGAGCTCAAGTACCCCAAGGGGGCGGGCCGTGTGGCCTTCTCCAATCAGCAGAGCTACATCGCTGCCATCAGCGCTCGATTCGTTCAGCTGCAGCACAACGACATTGACAAACGG GTGGAGGTGAAGCCGTACGTCCTGGATGACCAGATGTGTGACGAGTGCCAGGGGGCGCGGTGCGGAGGCAAGTTTGCCCCCTTCTTCTGTGCCAATGTCACTTGCCTGCAGTACTATTGTGAGTACTGCTGGGCCAGCATTCACTCCCGGGCTGGTCGAGAGTTCCACAAGCCACTGGTGAAGGAAGGGGGGGACCGCCCTCGACACGTGTCCTTCCGCTGGAGCTGA
- the cpeb3 gene encoding cytoplasmic polyadenylation element-binding protein 3 isoform X6 has protein sequence MPLSEFSSHYNRQASVHDILNNNSSLFFPVSAQQTMQDDLLMDKNKAQPNQQQDPTNVDPPSTPTPSSEPPSSEESPSTVTNQASQALNNKEKLPMESPILPGLSFHQPQETGGTLSPSFGSTWSTGTTNAVDDSFFQGIPSVNGTMLFQNFPHHVNPVFGGNFSPQVGLAQSPHQQQQAQQHQQPQQRRSPVSPNQGPFPQRSAYSHQTIMNSKGSSSPASSSAWNNHQNAAWSTASNPWSGLQAGRDPRRAVGVGVGVGVGVGVPSSLNPISPMKKPYSSNVIAPPKFPRAGPLTPKSWMEDNAFRTDNSNNLLPFQDRNRPFDAFSLHSLENSLMDMIRTDHDKGKPHPAGGPPMTIADIIWRNHFAGRMGLNFHHPGADHIMPLNSRSSLFPFEDGFLDDGHGDPSLTPGLNSPTRCQNGERMERYSRKVFVGGLPPDIDEDEITNSFRRYGHLVVDWPHKAESKSYFPPKGYAFLLFQEETSVQALIDACIEEDGKLYLCVSSPTIKDKPVQIRPWNLSDSDFVMDGSQPLDPRKTIFVGGVPRPLRAVELAMIMDRLYGGVCYAGIDTDPELKYPKGAGRVAFSNQQSYIAAISARFVQLQHNDIDKRVEVKPYVLDDQMCDECQGARCGGKFAPFFCANVTCLQYYCEYCWASIHSRAGREFHKPLVKEGGDRPRHVSFRWS, from the exons ATGCCCCTTTCCGAGTTCTCCTCCCATTATAACAGGCAGGCGAGCGTACATGACATCCTAAATAATAACTCGTCTCTGTTTTTCCCCGTTTCAGCTCAGCAAACCATGCAGGATGATTTACTGATGGACAAAAACAAAGCCCAGCCTAACCAGCAACAAGATCCAACCAACGtagaccctccctccaccccgacCCCCTCATCTGAACCCCCTTCATCAGAGGAGAGTCCGTCGACTGTGACAAACCAAGCATCTCAAGCGCTGAACAATAAAGAAAAATTGCCGATGGAGTCGCCGATCCTGCCCGGTTTAAGTTTTCATCAGCCGCAGGAAACCGGTGGCACCCTGTCCCCTTCATTTGGAAGCACTTGGTCCACTGGAACCACGAACGCCGTGGACGATAGTTTTTTTCAAGGAATACCCTCGGTGAACGGAACGATGCTCTTCCAGAACTTCCCCCACCACGTCAATCCGGTATTTGGAGGAAATTTCTCACCTCAGGTTGGCTTGGCACAGTCTCCGCATCAACAGCAGCAAGCCCAGCAACACCAGCAACCGCAGCAAAGAAGATCCCCTGTTAGTCCCAACCAAGGTCCGTTTCCCCAGAGAAGCGCATATAGCCATCAGACCATCATGAATAGCAAGGGTTCATCTTCACCCGCATCATCATCAGCTTGGAATAATCACCAAAATGCCGCTTGGAGCACTGCCTCCAATCCATGGAGCGGACTCCAGGCAGGCAGGGACCCGCGGAGAGCTGTGGGCGTCGGGGTTGGCGTAGGGGTAGGTGTCGGAGTGCCGTCTTCCCTAAACCCCATATCGCCCATGAAGAAGCCCTATTCTAGCAACGTTATAGCACCCCCAAAGTTCCCAAGAGCCGGTCCCCTCACCCCGAAATCCTGGATGGAAGACAACGCTTTTAGGACGGACAACAGCAACAATTTGCTGCCTTTTCAG GACCGGAATCGGCCCTTTGATGCGTTTAGCTTGCACTCTTTGGAGAATTCCTTAATGGATATGATAAGGACTGACCATGACAAAGGTAAACCCCACCCGGCCGGTGGCCCACCAATGACTATCGCTGATATTATATGGAGGAATCATTTTGCAG GGCGCATGGGCCTCAACTTTCACCACCCCGGAGCAGACCACATCATGCCATTGAACA GCCGctcatccctctttcccttcGAGGACGGTTTCCTCGACGATGGCCACGGGGATCCTTCGCTGACCCCCGGGCTGAACTCCCCGACGCGCTGTCAGAACGGCGAGAGGATGGAGCGCTACTCCAGGAAGGTGTTCGTCGGAGGCCTGCCCCCAGACATCGACGAAG ATGAGATCACCAACAGCTTCCGTCGCTATGGGCACCTGGTGGTGGATTGGCCCCACAAAGCGGAGAGCAAGTCATACTTTCCACCTAAAG GGTATGCCTTCCTGCTGTTCCAGGAGGAGACCTCGGTCCAGGCCCTGATAGACGCCTGCATCGAAGAAGACGGGAagctctacctgtgtgtgtcaagCCCCACCATCAAGGACAAGCCA GTCCAGATCCGCCCCTGGAACCTGAGTGACAGTGACTTTGTGATGGACGGCTCTCAGCCCCTGGACCCCCGCAAGACCATCTTTGTGGGGGGCGTGCCCCGGCCTCTGCGTGCAG TGGAGCTGGCCATGATCATGGACAGGCTGTATGGGGGAGTCTGCTACGCCGGCATTGACACTGACCCAGAGCTCAAGTACCCCAAGGGGGCGGGCCGTGTGGCCTTCTCCAATCAGCAGAGCTACATCGCTGCCATCAGCGCTCGATTCGTTCAGCTGCAGCACAACGACATTGACAAACGG GTGGAGGTGAAGCCGTACGTCCTGGATGACCAGATGTGTGACGAGTGCCAGGGGGCGCGGTGCGGAGGCAAGTTTGCCCCCTTCTTCTGTGCCAATGTCACTTGCCTGCAGTACTATTGTGAGTACTGCTGGGCCAGCATTCACTCCCGGGCTGGTCGAGAGTTCCACAAGCCACTGGTGAAGGAAGGGGGGGACCGCCCTCGACACGTGTCCTTCCGCTGGAGCTGA
- the cpeb3 gene encoding cytoplasmic polyadenylation element-binding protein 3 isoform X11 → MPLSEFSSHYNRQASVHDILNNNSSLFFPVSAQQTMQDDLLMDKNKAQPNQQQDPTNVDPPSTPTPSSEPPSSEESPSTVTNQASQALNNKEKLPMESPILPGLSFHQPQETGGTLSPSFGSTWSTGTTNAVDDSFFQGIPSVNGTMLFQNFPHHVNPVFGGNFSPQVGLAQSPHQQQQAQQHQQPQQRRSPVSPNQGPFPQRSAYSHQTIMNSKGSSSPASSSAWNNHQNAAWSTASNPWSGLQAGRDPRRAVGVGVGVGVGVGVPSSLNPISPMKKPYSSNVIAPPKFPRAGPLTPKSWMEDNAFRTDNSNNLLPFQDRNRPFDAFSLHSLENSLMDMIRTDHDKGRSSLFPFEDGFLDDGHGDPSLTPGLNSPTRCQNGERMERYSRKVFVGGLPPDIDEDEITNSFRRYGHLVVDWPHKAESKSYFPPKGYAFLLFQEETSVQALIDACIEEDGKLYLCVSSPTIKDKPVQIRPWNLSDSDFVMDGSQPLDPRKTIFVGGVPRPLRAVELAMIMDRLYGGVCYAGIDTDPELKYPKGAGRVAFSNQQSYIAAISARFVQLQHNDIDKRVEVKPYVLDDQMCDECQGARCGGKFAPFFCANVTCLQYYCEYCWASIHSRAGREFHKPLVKEGGDRPRHVSFRWS, encoded by the exons ATGCCCCTTTCCGAGTTCTCCTCCCATTATAACAGGCAGGCGAGCGTACATGACATCCTAAATAATAACTCGTCTCTGTTTTTCCCCGTTTCAGCTCAGCAAACCATGCAGGATGATTTACTGATGGACAAAAACAAAGCCCAGCCTAACCAGCAACAAGATCCAACCAACGtagaccctccctccaccccgacCCCCTCATCTGAACCCCCTTCATCAGAGGAGAGTCCGTCGACTGTGACAAACCAAGCATCTCAAGCGCTGAACAATAAAGAAAAATTGCCGATGGAGTCGCCGATCCTGCCCGGTTTAAGTTTTCATCAGCCGCAGGAAACCGGTGGCACCCTGTCCCCTTCATTTGGAAGCACTTGGTCCACTGGAACCACGAACGCCGTGGACGATAGTTTTTTTCAAGGAATACCCTCGGTGAACGGAACGATGCTCTTCCAGAACTTCCCCCACCACGTCAATCCGGTATTTGGAGGAAATTTCTCACCTCAGGTTGGCTTGGCACAGTCTCCGCATCAACAGCAGCAAGCCCAGCAACACCAGCAACCGCAGCAAAGAAGATCCCCTGTTAGTCCCAACCAAGGTCCGTTTCCCCAGAGAAGCGCATATAGCCATCAGACCATCATGAATAGCAAGGGTTCATCTTCACCCGCATCATCATCAGCTTGGAATAATCACCAAAATGCCGCTTGGAGCACTGCCTCCAATCCATGGAGCGGACTCCAGGCAGGCAGGGACCCGCGGAGAGCTGTGGGCGTCGGGGTTGGCGTAGGGGTAGGTGTCGGAGTGCCGTCTTCCCTAAACCCCATATCGCCCATGAAGAAGCCCTATTCTAGCAACGTTATAGCACCCCCAAAGTTCCCAAGAGCCGGTCCCCTCACCCCGAAATCCTGGATGGAAGACAACGCTTTTAGGACGGACAACAGCAACAATTTGCTGCCTTTTCAG GACCGGAATCGGCCCTTTGATGCGTTTAGCTTGCACTCTTTGGAGAATTCCTTAATGGATATGATAAGGACTGACCATGACAAAG GCCGctcatccctctttcccttcGAGGACGGTTTCCTCGACGATGGCCACGGGGATCCTTCGCTGACCCCCGGGCTGAACTCCCCGACGCGCTGTCAGAACGGCGAGAGGATGGAGCGCTACTCCAGGAAGGTGTTCGTCGGAGGCCTGCCCCCAGACATCGACGAAG ATGAGATCACCAACAGCTTCCGTCGCTATGGGCACCTGGTGGTGGATTGGCCCCACAAAGCGGAGAGCAAGTCATACTTTCCACCTAAAG GGTATGCCTTCCTGCTGTTCCAGGAGGAGACCTCGGTCCAGGCCCTGATAGACGCCTGCATCGAAGAAGACGGGAagctctacctgtgtgtgtcaagCCCCACCATCAAGGACAAGCCA GTCCAGATCCGCCCCTGGAACCTGAGTGACAGTGACTTTGTGATGGACGGCTCTCAGCCCCTGGACCCCCGCAAGACCATCTTTGTGGGGGGCGTGCCCCGGCCTCTGCGTGCAG TGGAGCTGGCCATGATCATGGACAGGCTGTATGGGGGAGTCTGCTACGCCGGCATTGACACTGACCCAGAGCTCAAGTACCCCAAGGGGGCGGGCCGTGTGGCCTTCTCCAATCAGCAGAGCTACATCGCTGCCATCAGCGCTCGATTCGTTCAGCTGCAGCACAACGACATTGACAAACGG GTGGAGGTGAAGCCGTACGTCCTGGATGACCAGATGTGTGACGAGTGCCAGGGGGCGCGGTGCGGAGGCAAGTTTGCCCCCTTCTTCTGTGCCAATGTCACTTGCCTGCAGTACTATTGTGAGTACTGCTGGGCCAGCATTCACTCCCGGGCTGGTCGAGAGTTCCACAAGCCACTGGTGAAGGAAGGGGGGGACCGCCCTCGACACGTGTCCTTCCGCTGGAGCTGA